One Rhizobiales bacterium GAS188 DNA window includes the following coding sequences:
- a CDS encoding 6-phosphogluconate dehydrogenase, translated as MTDLADLGILGLATMGANLARNAARKGFGVAVYNRHGGRTQDLIAEHGSEGRFTPTNTVPDFVAGLTRPRAIIIMVKAGKPVDDVIAELVPHLDAGDIIIDGGNSLFTDTNRRFHALREKRIRFLGMGISGGEEGALEGPSMMPGGEAEAYAYIEPMVTRMAAQVDGTPCCAFIGPEGSGHYVKMVHNGIEYADMQLITEAYDLFKTVFGLDARAIADIFEEWKAGELDSYLIEITAAVLRKRDATGGALVDAILDEAEQKGTGRWTAQSALDLGVPLTSITEAVFARALSARRAQRIAAEKLFPHPATASRKPAKADIDAIRDALYASKIVAYAQGFEQMTAASDQFGWDLKLGEVATLWRGGCIIRARFLDRIREAYDGGAAVSNLLLQSYFRDAVVKAEPAWRRVVSLAVEQGVPVPAFASSLAYYDGLRRARGPANILQGLRDYFGAHTYRRLDKEGSFHTRWGQDGSEISV; from the coding sequence ATGACGGATCTTGCCGACCTCGGCATCCTCGGCCTTGCCACCATGGGCGCGAACCTCGCGCGCAACGCCGCCCGAAAGGGTTTCGGTGTCGCGGTCTACAATCGCCATGGCGGGCGGACGCAAGACCTCATCGCAGAGCATGGTTCGGAAGGCCGCTTCACTCCCACGAACACCGTTCCCGACTTCGTGGCGGGCCTCACCCGTCCGCGCGCCATCATCATCATGGTCAAGGCCGGCAAGCCCGTCGACGATGTCATCGCCGAGCTCGTCCCGCATCTCGATGCCGGCGACATCATCATCGACGGCGGCAATTCGCTGTTCACCGACACGAACAGGCGTTTCCATGCGCTCCGGGAAAAGCGCATCCGCTTCCTCGGCATGGGCATCTCGGGCGGCGAGGAGGGCGCGCTCGAAGGCCCCAGCATGATGCCGGGCGGCGAGGCTGAGGCCTATGCCTATATCGAACCCATGGTGACCAGGATGGCCGCGCAGGTCGACGGCACGCCGTGCTGCGCCTTCATCGGCCCGGAAGGCTCCGGCCATTACGTCAAGATGGTGCATAACGGCATCGAATATGCCGATATGCAGCTCATCACCGAGGCCTATGACCTCTTCAAGACGGTCTTCGGGCTCGATGCCCGAGCGATCGCCGACATCTTCGAGGAGTGGAAGGCGGGCGAGCTCGATTCCTATCTGATCGAGATCACGGCCGCCGTGCTGCGCAAGCGCGACGCAACCGGCGGCGCCCTGGTCGATGCCATCCTCGACGAGGCGGAGCAGAAGGGCACGGGCCGCTGGACCGCCCAGTCCGCCCTCGATCTCGGCGTGCCGCTGACCTCGATCACCGAAGCGGTGTTCGCCCGCGCCCTCTCCGCACGCCGGGCGCAGCGCATCGCGGCCGAGAAGCTGTTCCCCCATCCGGCCACTGCCTCGCGCAAGCCGGCGAAAGCGGACATCGATGCGATCCGCGACGCGCTCTACGCCTCGAAGATCGTCGCCTATGCCCAGGGCTTCGAGCAGATGACGGCCGCCTCCGATCAGTTCGGCTGGGATCTGAAGCTCGGCGAGGTCGCCACCCTCTGGCGCGGCGGCTGCATCATCCGCGCCCGCTTCCTCGACCGCATCCGCGAAGCCTATGACGGCGGCGCGGCAGTGTCCAACCTCCTGCTGCAGAGCTATTTCCGTGATGCCGTGGTGAAGGCGGAGCCTGCCTGGCGCCGCGTCGTGTCACTCGCGGTCGAGCAGGGTGTGCCCGTGCCGGCCTTCGCCTCGTCACTTGCCTATTATGACGGCTTGCGGCGTGCCCGCGGCCCGGCGAACATCCTTCAGGGGCTGCGCGACTATTTCGGCGCGCACACTTACCGCCGGCTCGACAAGGAGGGGAGCTTCCACACAAGGTGGGGCCAGGACGGCAGCGAGATCAGCGTTTGA
- a CDS encoding UDP-glucose 4-epimerase has product MTMRRIVFTGGTGKAGRHVVPHLVGKGYDVLNVDLRALDLPGVNTLIADVTDSGQVFNSLTSHFGAQGLKAGEPPRPPDAVVHFAAVPRILINPDNETFRVNVISTYNVIEAAVKLGVRKIIIASSETTYGVCFAEGDKDFHNLPLEEDYDVDPMDSYGLSKVVNEKTARAFAMRYGADIYALRIANVIEPHEYERFAAFIADPMSRKRNAWSYIDARDLGEIVHLCLQKDGLGFQVFNAVNDTITATIPTREFLGRYCPGIPIKRELGEFEAPLSNRKAREVLGFKEQHNWRKYLRDQ; this is encoded by the coding sequence ATGACAATGAGGCGCATCGTATTCACTGGCGGGACCGGCAAGGCCGGCCGCCATGTCGTGCCGCACCTTGTCGGCAAAGGCTATGACGTGCTCAATGTCGACCTGAGAGCGCTCGATCTACCCGGCGTCAACACGCTGATCGCCGACGTCACCGATAGCGGCCAGGTCTTCAATTCGCTGACCAGCCATTTCGGCGCGCAGGGCCTCAAGGCCGGAGAGCCGCCACGGCCGCCGGATGCCGTCGTGCACTTCGCCGCTGTCCCACGGATTCTCATCAATCCCGACAACGAGACGTTCCGCGTCAATGTGATCAGCACCTACAACGTCATTGAAGCGGCTGTGAAGCTCGGGGTGCGCAAGATCATCATCGCCTCCAGCGAGACGACCTACGGAGTCTGCTTCGCCGAGGGCGATAAGGACTTCCACAACTTGCCGCTGGAAGAAGACTATGACGTCGACCCGATGGACAGCTACGGCTTGTCCAAGGTCGTCAACGAGAAGACCGCCCGTGCCTTCGCGATGCGATATGGCGCCGACATCTATGCGCTGCGGATCGCGAATGTCATCGAACCGCATGAGTACGAGCGGTTTGCAGCCTTCATCGCCGATCCCATGTCGCGCAAGCGGAACGCCTGGAGCTATATCGATGCGCGCGACCTCGGCGAGATCGTGCATCTTTGCCTGCAGAAGGATGGCCTCGGCTTCCAAGTCTTCAATGCCGTCAACGATACGATCACGGCGACCATTCCGACGCGGGAATTCCTTGGCCGCTACTGTCCCGGCATACCGATCAAGCGCGAGCTCGGCGAGTTCGAGGCGCCTCTATCGAACCGGAAGGCACGCGAAGTCCTCGGCTTCAAGGAACAGCATAACTGGAGGAAATACCTTCGCGATCAATAA
- a CDS encoding Uncharacterized membrane protein, producing MSESNNQAMPNPTFSPAELAVLAHLYRGEVYRSTVWRTRLDATTNWAVVATGLALSLTFNSPAASPLPLVLVGLLVAVFLCIEARRYRFFDFWRIRAHVLEVNFFGPILRGQGPRVDNGWNEILYRDYQAPNLHITFLEAAGRRLRRNYGWILLIQVTCYAGKLLIHPFPIASLDDLWQRAAIGPVSGQLVLLAGLVFHATWVTVAFFTYRSRRGADRERPARPPRDSLLELARGS from the coding sequence ATGAGCGAGAGCAACAATCAAGCTATGCCGAACCCGACATTCAGCCCGGCGGAGCTCGCCGTGCTCGCGCATCTTTATCGGGGCGAGGTGTATCGCAGCACCGTCTGGCGGACACGCCTCGACGCCACGACCAATTGGGCGGTCGTCGCCACAGGGCTTGCGCTTTCGCTCACCTTCAACAGCCCCGCCGCCTCCCCCCTTCCGCTCGTCCTGGTCGGCCTCCTCGTCGCCGTCTTTCTTTGCATCGAGGCCCGACGTTACCGCTTCTTCGATTTCTGGCGCATCCGGGCGCATGTCCTGGAGGTCAACTTCTTCGGCCCCATCCTGCGGGGGCAAGGTCCACGGGTCGATAATGGCTGGAACGAGATCCTCTACCGTGACTATCAGGCCCCGAACCTCCACATCACCTTCCTCGAGGCGGCAGGGCGGCGCTTGCGGCGGAACTATGGCTGGATCTTGCTGATCCAGGTGACGTGCTACGCCGGCAAGTTGCTCATCCACCCCTTCCCGATCGCGTCGCTCGATGACCTTTGGCAGCGAGCAGCGATCGGTCCGGTGTCGGGACAACTCGTGCTGCTCGCCGGCCTCGTCTTCCATGCCACCTGGGTGACGGTGGCCTTCTTCACCTATCGGAGCCGACGCGGCGCGGACCGCGAGCGGCCGGCGCGCCCGCCGAGGGATTCGCTGCTCGAGCTTGCCAGAGGATCGTGA
- a CDS encoding Adenylate cyclase, class 3 translates to MSDFELPDTRYALSGDVNIAYQTMGDGPVDIVVVPGIVSHIEFLHELPGYTSFLHRLATFARVTTFDKRGQGLSDRVSDAPALEQRVDDFRAVMESIGSQRAVLLGFSEGSPMSAFFAAAYPERVCQLILFGGFAKSWSTEEAILQRVKLWGTGAMIKGINPSQATNREAVSRIAKFERLSASPGALRAYMALNRMIDVTSILPTVRVPTLVLHRRTDALVPVERGRELAARIPEAKFIEYPDGDHLPWTGDVEAVVGDIREFVTGERESSLSDVERVLATVLFTDIVDSTSIAGEMGDQRWTRLLDSHDEIARQLIAKYRGNLVKSTGDGILATFDGPGRAVRCALSLGLAAQQVGLSLRAGLHTGEIEMRGADIGGIAVHAAARVMAKCQPGEVLVSRVVTDLVAGAGLKFSERGPQELKGLPGRWDLFGATL, encoded by the coding sequence ATGAGCGATTTTGAATTGCCCGATACGCGTTACGCGCTCAGCGGCGACGTCAACATCGCCTATCAAACGATGGGGGACGGACCCGTCGACATCGTTGTCGTGCCGGGGATAGTCTCTCACATCGAGTTCTTGCACGAGTTGCCGGGCTACACTTCGTTTCTACACCGACTTGCGACATTCGCCCGTGTTACGACGTTCGACAAAAGAGGCCAAGGATTGTCCGACCGCGTATCGGACGCTCCGGCCCTGGAACAGCGCGTGGATGACTTTCGGGCCGTCATGGAAAGCATCGGATCGCAGCGCGCCGTTCTGCTAGGATTCTCCGAAGGTTCGCCCATGAGCGCGTTTTTTGCAGCAGCTTACCCGGAACGCGTGTGTCAGCTCATTCTTTTTGGAGGCTTTGCCAAGTCGTGGAGCACCGAAGAAGCGATCTTGCAGCGCGTCAAGCTCTGGGGCACCGGCGCGATGATCAAGGGCATCAATCCGAGTCAAGCGACGAACAGGGAAGCTGTCAGTCGGATTGCGAAGTTTGAACGCCTTTCCGCAAGCCCCGGAGCGCTCAGGGCCTATATGGCTTTGAATAGGATGATCGATGTCACGTCGATCCTCCCGACCGTCCGCGTCCCAACCCTTGTGCTTCACCGGCGAACCGATGCTCTGGTTCCGGTCGAGCGGGGGCGCGAATTGGCGGCGCGAATCCCGGAGGCGAAATTTATTGAATACCCCGATGGGGACCACCTCCCTTGGACCGGCGACGTGGAGGCGGTGGTGGGTGATATCAGGGAGTTTGTCACTGGAGAACGCGAAAGTTCTTTATCGGACGTCGAGCGCGTATTGGCGACGGTGCTGTTCACCGACATTGTCGATTCGACCAGCATCGCTGGAGAAATGGGCGATCAGCGATGGACGCGACTTCTCGATAGCCACGATGAGATAGCCAGACAATTGATCGCGAAGTATCGCGGAAATTTGGTCAAGAGCACGGGGGACGGCATTCTCGCCACGTTTGATGGACCCGGCCGCGCGGTTCGATGCGCCTTGTCCCTCGGCCTGGCTGCTCAACAAGTCGGGCTGTCTTTGCGAGCAGGCCTCCACACTGGCGAAATTGAAATGAGAGGCGCGGATATTGGAGGCATTGCGGTACATGCCGCAGCGCGCGTGATGGCGAAGTGCCAGCCAGGCGAGGTCCTTGTTTCGAGAGTTGTGACCGACCTTGTAGCGGGCGCGGGTTTGAAGTTCTCCGAACGCGGACCACAGGAACTCAAGGGACTTCCGGGCCGGTGGGATTTATTCGGAGCGACCTTGTAG
- a CDS encoding NAD(P)-dependent dehydrogenase, short-chain alcohol dehydrogenase family, with protein sequence MTERVAIITAGGSGMGAQTVRRLAADGFRVAALSSSGKGEALAKELGGFGVTGSNQSNDDLKRLVDGTMKRWGRIDVLVNSAGHGPRAPILEITDEQWHAGLDVYLMNVIRPTRLVTPIMQAQKGGAIINISTAWAFEPSSMFPTSGVFRAGLAAYTKIFANTYGADNVRMNNVLPGWIDSLPTTEERRQSVPMGRYGRCDEIAATIAFLASEGAGYITGQNIRVDGGITRSV encoded by the coding sequence ATGACCGAGAGAGTTGCCATTATCACCGCCGGCGGCAGCGGCATGGGAGCCCAGACGGTGCGCCGCCTGGCGGCCGACGGCTTCAGGGTTGCCGCCCTCTCCTCGTCGGGCAAGGGCGAGGCGCTGGCGAAGGAACTGGGCGGTTTCGGCGTCACCGGCTCGAACCAGTCGAATGACGATCTGAAGCGCCTCGTCGATGGCACGATGAAGCGCTGGGGCCGTATCGACGTTCTCGTCAACAGCGCCGGGCACGGCCCGCGTGCGCCGATCCTCGAGATCACGGACGAGCAATGGCACGCGGGGCTCGATGTCTACCTTATGAACGTAATCCGCCCGACGCGCCTCGTGACGCCGATCATGCAGGCGCAGAAGGGCGGCGCTATCATCAACATCTCGACGGCCTGGGCCTTCGAGCCCAGCTCGATGTTCCCGACGTCGGGCGTGTTCCGGGCGGGCCTCGCCGCCTACACCAAGATCTTCGCCAACACCTACGGCGCCGACAATGTGCGCATGAACAACGTCCTGCCCGGCTGGATCGACAGCCTGCCGACCACCGAGGAACGGCGGCAGAGCGTGCCGATGGGCCGCTATGGCCGGTGTGACGAGATCGCGGCAACGATCGCCTTCCTCGCATCGGAGGGCGCCGGCTACATCACCGGGCAGAACATCCGCGTCGACGGCGGCATCACGCGCTCGGTCTGA
- a CDS encoding LysR family transcriptional regulator, glycine cleavage system transcriptional activator, producing the protein MEERRGRLPALNALRAFEASARHLNFRLAAGELGVTQGAVAQHVRGLEADLGIRLFNRLPRSLALTDQGRGYASHLRRAFELMREATAALRPETLHVTISATPSFASKWLISHLPKFTEAHPDIELHVLATENLSNFQSDGVDIAVRQARPPFGPGLVANLLFEQEVVAVCNPSLLGRPPHKLAPEDLDRFTLLNDAHDLWPEFIERALKRPVPAILKRVRFSQTSLAIDAAIAGQGLAVASRFLVEQDLQAGRLLQAFDAVMRGALDFFVVTPRKPRHPTPTAMVREWLLSEPRT; encoded by the coding sequence ATGGAGGAGCGTCGCGGCCGATTGCCGGCGTTGAACGCACTCCGCGCCTTCGAGGCGTCGGCGCGGCATCTGAACTTTCGCCTCGCGGCGGGGGAGCTCGGCGTGACGCAGGGTGCCGTCGCGCAGCATGTCCGCGGACTTGAGGCCGACTTGGGCATCAGGCTCTTCAACCGGCTCCCGCGGTCGCTCGCGCTCACGGACCAGGGACGGGGCTATGCGTCGCATCTGCGACGAGCCTTCGAGCTAATGCGGGAGGCGACGGCTGCATTGCGCCCCGAGACTTTACACGTGACGATCAGCGCCACGCCGAGCTTCGCCTCCAAATGGCTCATCTCGCACCTGCCGAAGTTTACGGAAGCCCATCCAGACATCGAGCTGCACGTCCTTGCTACGGAAAACTTGTCCAACTTTCAGTCGGACGGTGTCGACATCGCGGTGCGGCAGGCGCGACCACCATTCGGGCCCGGCCTTGTGGCGAACCTCCTCTTCGAACAGGAGGTGGTCGCGGTGTGCAACCCCTCGCTGCTCGGCCGCCCGCCGCACAAGCTCGCGCCGGAGGACCTCGATCGGTTCACGCTCCTCAACGACGCGCACGACCTATGGCCCGAATTTATCGAACGCGCTTTGAAGCGTCCCGTCCCGGCCATCCTGAAGCGCGTCCGCTTCAGCCAAACGTCGCTGGCCATAGACGCCGCGATCGCTGGCCAGGGGCTTGCGGTGGCGAGCCGCTTCCTGGTCGAACAGGATCTTCAAGCGGGCCGGCTTCTCCAGGCCTTCGACGCAGTCATGCGCGGCGCACTCGACTTCTTCGTAGTCACGCCCCGCAAACCTCGTCATCCGACACCCACGGCCATGGTGCGGGAGTGGCTGTTGTCCGAGCCACGAACATAA
- a CDS encoding FAD/FMN-containing dehydrogenase, with translation MTASASAIEHFKSGLTGSVLRPVDDGYEDARRIWNAMVDKRPALIARCRTVSDIASSVHFARDHALPLSVRGGGHNVAGNAVCDDGLMIDLSLMRGIRVSAEKRTASAEAGCTWRDFDRATHAFQLATTGGIIPATGIAGLTLGGGLGWLMRKHGLSCDNLVSVDLVLADGRRVTASATENTELFWGLRGGGGNFGVATSFQYRLHPIDKVLAGMVIHPLERASDALKFVRGFAQSAPDDLTPMVVFLTAPDGNKALAVLGCFSGPISEGEKVLAPLRQFGAPVADTFAAISYVDFQALLEPGFPPGLQNYWKSNFLRDLSDEVIEILVEGFRSVPSPTTAIALEQLGGAVSRVPEDDTAFNHRKNSFNALIVSSWSDRAENQKHIRWTRQLWQALQPHSSGDVYVNYLGQEADEGPDRVRAAYGACKYERLLALKHEYDPQNMFRMNQNIRP, from the coding sequence ATGACCGCTTCAGCATCCGCCATCGAGCATTTCAAGTCGGGCCTCACCGGCTCTGTCCTGCGTCCCGTCGATGACGGCTATGAGGATGCGCGCCGAATATGGAACGCAATGGTCGACAAGCGGCCCGCATTGATCGCCCGCTGCCGCACCGTTTCGGACATCGCCAGCTCCGTTCATTTCGCGCGCGACCACGCATTGCCGTTGTCGGTGCGCGGTGGCGGCCACAACGTTGCCGGCAATGCCGTGTGCGACGACGGCCTGATGATCGATCTTTCCCTCATGCGAGGGATTCGGGTTTCGGCAGAGAAACGAACCGCGTCCGCTGAAGCGGGCTGTACATGGCGGGACTTCGATCGGGCGACGCATGCATTCCAGCTCGCGACGACAGGTGGGATCATTCCGGCCACCGGGATTGCCGGGCTCACGCTCGGCGGAGGGCTCGGCTGGCTCATGCGCAAGCATGGCTTGAGCTGCGACAATCTCGTCTCGGTCGATCTGGTTCTCGCCGATGGCCGCCGCGTGACCGCGAGCGCCACCGAGAACACCGAACTTTTTTGGGGTTTGCGCGGTGGTGGCGGCAACTTCGGTGTAGCGACCTCATTCCAATATCGCCTCCACCCGATCGACAAGGTGCTCGCCGGTATGGTGATCCACCCGCTGGAGCGGGCGAGCGATGCGCTGAAGTTTGTGCGAGGATTTGCCCAGTCGGCCCCTGACGACCTGACCCCGATGGTCGTATTCCTGACGGCCCCGGATGGGAACAAGGCCCTCGCGGTGCTTGGCTGCTTCAGTGGCCCGATCTCCGAGGGCGAGAAGGTGCTGGCGCCGCTCCGACAATTTGGCGCCCCGGTCGCCGACACATTTGCGGCGATCTCCTATGTCGATTTCCAGGCGTTGCTCGAGCCCGGCTTCCCGCCCGGCCTGCAAAATTACTGGAAGTCCAATTTCCTGCGTGACCTGAGTGACGAAGTGATCGAAATCCTCGTTGAAGGCTTCCGATCAGTGCCGTCGCCCACGACGGCGATTGCGCTGGAGCAATTGGGTGGCGCCGTCAGCCGCGTACCGGAAGACGACACGGCATTCAACCATCGCAAGAACTCCTTCAACGCCCTGATCGTCAGCAGCTGGTCCGATCGCGCGGAAAACCAAAAGCACATTCGCTGGACGCGGCAGCTGTGGCAGGCGCTCCAGCCACACTCGTCGGGCGACGTCTACGTGAATTACCTCGGCCAGGAGGCCGACGAGGGACCGGATCGCGTCCGCGCAGCTTACGGCGCGTGCAAATACGAACGTTTGCTCGCGCTGAAGCATGAATACGATCCGCAAAACATGTTCCGGATGAATCAGAACATCAGACCGTGA
- a CDS encoding transcriptional regulator, LysR family produces MLNLPPLTELRAFEAAARHLSFKVAATELGVTPTAISHQIRLLEQHCGQPLFRRRPRPMTLTAAGERLFPAIRDGLAKFAIAFSAVRGDKTGPLRVTATNAFAGRWLVPRLPSWRKAHPGIALEVIGTDAVLDLGAGEADLAIRYARAPPPNLIAQQLFRDRFFAVCNPALLSEHRPIRTPADLRKYPLIECFWSPSDSEAPTWSRWETRARAVFRTEFEIGGSPHLSFREESHGIEAAIAGQGIVLCSDILVAGELKSGKLIKVFDVALPGFGSYIVYRSGHPRHRAISAFVSWARSVD; encoded by the coding sequence ATGCTCAATCTGCCGCCACTCACCGAACTGCGCGCATTCGAGGCCGCTGCTCGGCACCTCAGTTTCAAGGTTGCGGCAACCGAACTCGGCGTCACCCCGACAGCGATCAGCCACCAGATACGTCTTCTCGAGCAGCACTGCGGACAGCCGCTATTCCGCCGCCGTCCGCGGCCCATGACGCTCACCGCTGCGGGCGAACGGTTGTTCCCGGCCATTCGCGACGGCCTGGCGAAATTCGCGATCGCGTTTTCCGCCGTGCGCGGCGACAAAACGGGCCCGCTGCGCGTTACCGCGACGAATGCGTTCGCCGGCCGATGGCTGGTTCCGCGGCTGCCATCCTGGCGCAAGGCCCATCCGGGCATTGCCCTGGAGGTGATCGGGACCGATGCCGTGCTCGACCTCGGTGCCGGAGAGGCCGACTTGGCTATTCGCTATGCACGCGCGCCGCCTCCCAATCTCATCGCACAACAGCTCTTCCGCGATCGGTTCTTCGCCGTCTGCAATCCGGCTCTGTTGTCGGAGCACAGGCCGATCCGTACTCCAGCCGATCTCAGGAAATATCCCCTCATCGAATGCTTCTGGTCGCCGTCTGATTCCGAGGCGCCGACTTGGAGCCGCTGGGAGACAAGAGCGCGTGCCGTTTTCCGAACGGAATTTGAGATAGGCGGTTCTCCGCATCTGAGCTTTCGGGAGGAATCGCACGGCATCGAAGCCGCAATTGCCGGACAGGGAATTGTCTTATGCAGCGATATCCTGGTCGCCGGCGAACTCAAGAGCGGCAAACTGATCAAGGTGTTCGACGTCGCACTGCCCGGTTTCGGCTCTTACATCGTCTACAGGTCAGGGCACCCTCGTCATCGCGCAATCAGCGCTTTCGTATCGTGGGCGCGCTCGGTCGATTGA
- a CDS encoding putative ABC transport system substrate-binding protein has translation MTRVFLLLLLLSLAGPADAQEKIWRLGFLTPGADHTAPGSIRGTTLPFLAERGFVEGRNLLFVPAPGEGDLARLPQLAERLIQERVDVIITVGALATRAALKAAPGTPIVLSFAGEDPVKDGFARSLARPGGAVTGIFFRGLESDAKRLELLSQALPAARVFGFVAAPSLEPAREELLARTAAKLRVSIITRMVYGSGDYAAAFDAFHAAGAAGVLIMGTTILAGDAPLFSPLAAERGIATICEWDYMAREGCVLGFGPDLVALRRLTGEYVARIFKGENPGDLPIQQPDRFILAVNLRAAAQLSLPLSPTFLARADEVIE, from the coding sequence GTGACTCGAGTGTTCCTGCTCCTGCTCCTGCTCTCCCTCGCGGGCCCGGCAGACGCGCAGGAGAAGATCTGGCGACTCGGCTTTCTCACACCTGGCGCCGACCACACCGCTCCGGGCAGTATCCGGGGGACCACCCTGCCTTTCCTGGCAGAGCGGGGCTTCGTCGAGGGACGAAACCTCCTGTTCGTCCCTGCGCCGGGTGAGGGAGATCTGGCGCGCCTGCCGCAGCTAGCCGAGAGGCTCATCCAGGAGCGGGTCGATGTCATCATCACCGTGGGCGCTCTTGCCACCCGAGCCGCCCTAAAAGCGGCCCCGGGAACCCCGATTGTTCTGTCCTTCGCCGGCGAAGATCCGGTCAAGGACGGCTTCGCGCGCAGTCTAGCCCGCCCCGGCGGCGCGGTGACCGGGATCTTCTTCCGAGGCCTGGAAAGTGATGCGAAGCGGCTGGAGCTTCTCAGCCAGGCTTTGCCTGCGGCGCGCGTGTTTGGCTTTGTCGCGGCTCCGTCCCTGGAACCCGCGCGCGAGGAACTTCTCGCGCGGACCGCCGCCAAGCTCAGGGTCTCAATAATTACTCGTATGGTGTACGGGTCGGGCGATTATGCGGCAGCGTTTGACGCTTTCCACGCTGCAGGCGCAGCGGGTGTGCTCATCATGGGGACCACGATCCTTGCCGGCGACGCGCCTCTGTTCTCGCCGTTGGCAGCCGAGCGCGGTATCGCGACGATCTGCGAGTGGGACTACATGGCACGGGAGGGCTGCGTGTTGGGCTTTGGCCCGGACTTGGTGGCGCTGCGGCGGCTTACCGGTGAGTATGTTGCGCGCATATTCAAGGGCGAAAATCCGGGGGATCTACCAATCCAGCAGCCGGACCGCTTTATTCTCGCGGTGAACCTCCGTGCGGCAGCTCAACTGAGTCTTCCGCTTTCTCCGACCTTTCTCGCCCGCGCCGACGAGGTGATCGAATGA